The Archocentrus centrarchus isolate MPI-CPG fArcCen1 chromosome 12, fArcCen1, whole genome shotgun sequence genome includes a window with the following:
- the LOC115789014 gene encoding alpha-mannosidase 2, giving the protein MKRSRVLAVLVGGVFFAAVMSLYRMLELMQRPEQHGDKSHRQDLAFLQQKIDRLERLLSDNNHLVARLRDSLLQRQASGRSANISSDSAPGGGAGTLSGCRLAKEMKDGADGVQLLDVYDLLPFDNPDGGPWKQGFDITYQGNEWAEQPLELFLVPHSHNDPGWLKTFDGYYQDQTRHILDNMVVKLSEDSRRKLIWAEISYFSKWWSDIDDQKRVTVKRLVEAGQLELVTGGWVMPDEANSHYFALLDQLMEGHQWLQKHLGVKPSSGWAIDPFGHSPSMTYLLKGAGLHNMVIQRVHYAVKKHFARQQTLEFLWRQSWDTSSRSDITCHMMPFYSYDVPHTCGPNPAICCQFDFQRLPGRRIYCPWKIPPKPITDQNIQERALLLLDQYRQKSRLFRSPVLLVPLGDDFRYVESSEWDVQFTNYQKLFDYFNQHPELHIKARFGTLADYFEALHRRLSSTSATLPALRGDFFSYADRDDHYWTGYFTSRPFYKRLDRTLEALLRATEILFSLTLAEMRRLRSDGRLVEDFPAREHFQRLTVARRNLALFQHHDAVTGTGRDHVVVDYGSRLFQSILNLHQVQQSSAHWLLLLDKTQYHHDQSKPFLQMDEVISAQDALPQKTMLSLSNEPRSLVIFNPTEQLRTSVISIIVDSLDARVVDAESGRQMPAQISAVWAEPSQPSTDSFQLSFLAELPPLSLVVYHVTKASTGSTPRTRYIVHRRGNTPTIHSEHFQVSKLQGSEAEAPLSLSNKHLQIWSSPETGLLQKLRLQSGLVRKVQVQFLWYGTRTGSRDKSGAYLFLPGDEGAQLYSTSKPPLVRVSRGPIFSDITSYFPHFTHTVRLFHMEGHAGKSLEISNLVDIRSQVNRELVMKLISDVASGNRFYTDLNGFQMQQRRTLEKLPLQANFYPMTSAAFLQDSTSRLSLLSAQSQGVASLNPGELELVLDRRLQQDDNRGLGQGVTDNKLTASLYHLLLEDRRGGAKEVGGASVDHLSLLAHLGSLSLCHPPLTMVILGDSQLPKLRPFLPLHSSLPCDIHLLNLRTLEDTQEAEIPSQEVALFLHRKGFDCSTAPEPAPQCTWSAHEEVNLDDLFSPLQLRSVRRSGLTLLRADDEPESAQQQHPPRITELRPMEISAFRVQID; this is encoded by the exons ATGAAGAGGAGTCGGGTGTTGGCGGTGCTGGTGGGCGGAGTCTTCTTCGcagcagtgatgtcactgtACCGCATGCTGGAGCTGATGCAGAGGCCGGAGCAGCACGGGGACAAGTCTCACAGACAG GATTTGGCCTTCCTCCAGCAGAAGATAGACAGGCTGGAACGTCTCCTTAGCGACAACAACCATTTGGTTGCTAGGCTGCGTGACTCTCTGCTCCAACGCCAAGCATCAGGGCGGAGCGCCAACATCAGTTCAGACTCCGCCCCCGGCGGTGGGGCTGGGACACTCTCTGGGTGCCGATTGGCCAAAGAGATGAAGGACGGAGCCGATGGAGTTCAG CTGCTGGATGTTTATGACCTCTTGCCCTTCGATAACCCCGACGGTGGCCCCTGGAAGCAGGGCTTTGACATCACTTATCAGGGCAACGAGTGGGCGGAGCAACCTTTGGAGCTCTTCCTGGTTCCGCATTCGCACAACGACCCCG GCTGGCTGAAGACGTTCGACGGGTACTACCAAGATCAGACGAGACACATCCTCGACAACATGGTGGTCAAACTGAGTGAGGACAGCAG GAGGAAGTTGATCTGGGCTGAAATCAGTTATTTCTCTAAGTGGTGGAGCGACATCGACGACCAGAAGAGAGTGACGGTCAAACG CCTGGTGGAGGCAGGACAGTTGGAGCTGGTAACGGGTGGCTGGGTGATGCCCGATGAGGCGAACTCTCATTACTTCGCTCTGCTGGATCAGCTGATGGAGGGACACCAGTGGCTGCAGAAACACCTGG GTGTGAAGCCGAGCAGCGGCTGGGCCATCGACCCGTTTGGCCACTCCCCCTCCATGACGTACCTGCTGAAGGGGGCAGGGCTTCACAACATGGTCATCCAGAGAGTTCACTATGCTGTCAAGAAGCACTTTGCAAGGCAACAGACGCTTGAGTTTCTATGGCGACAGAGTTGGG ACACCTCCTCCCGCAGTGACATCACATGTCACATGATGCCCTTCTACAGCTACGATGTGCCACACACGTGCGGTCCGAACCCGGCGATCTGCTGTCAGTTCGACTTCCAGCGCCTACCGGGGAGGCGGATCTACTGTCCATGGAAAATCCCACCAAAACCAATCACAGACCAGAACATCCAGGAGAG AGCGCTCCTCCTGTTGGATCAGTACCGTCAGAAGTCGCGACTCTTTCGCTCGCCCGTTCTTCTTGTTCCTCTTGGCGATGACTTTCGGTACGTGGAGTCGAGTGAGTGGGACGTTCAGTTCACCAACTACCAGAAACTCTTCGATTACTTCAACCAGCACCCAGAGCTCCACATCAAG GCTCGTTTCGGGACACTTGCTGATTACTTTGAGGCTCTTCATCGGCGTCTGAGCTCCACATCAGCGACTCTGCCGGCGCTCCGTGGAGACTTTTTCTCATATGCGGACCGAGATGATCATTACTGGACGGGATACTTCACATCCCGGCCATTTTATAAACGCCTCGACAGGACGCTGGAGGCCCTGCTCAG AGCGACAGAAATCCTTTTCAGCCTGACGCTGGCTGAAATGCGCCGTTTGCGCAGTGATGGTCGTCTGGTTGAAGATTTTCCTGCACGTGAGCACTTCCAGCGACTGACTGTGGCGAGACGGAACCTGGCACTCTTCCAACACCATGATGCCGTCACCGGCACCGGCCGGGACCACGTGGTGGTCGACTATGGTAGCAG gTTATTTCAGTCGATCCTGAACCTGCACCAGGTGCAGCAGAGCTCTGCCCATTGGCTGCTCCTATTGGACAAGACCCAATACCACCATGACCAATCAAAACCCTTCTTGCAAATG GACGAAGTGATCTCAGCACAGGACGCTCTGCCTCAGAAGACGATGCTCTCACTCAGTAATGAGCCCAG GTCACTGGTCATCTTTAACCCCACCGAGCAGCTCCGTACCTCCGTCATCAGCATCATTGTCGACTCTCTGGATGCTCGGGTTGTCGATGCCGAATCAGGTCGACAAATGCCCGCTCAGATCTCTGCAGTGTGGGCGGAGCCAAGCCAGCCATCCACAGATAGTTTCCAG CTCTCCTTCCTCGCTGAacttcctcctctgtcacttGTTGTGTACCATGTGACCAAAGCATCCACTGGCTCCACCCCTCGGACGCGTTACATAGTCCATCGTCGTGGCAACACGCCAACTATCCACTCCGAGCACTTCCAGGTGTCCAAACTCCAAGGATCGGAAGCTGAAGCCCCCCTGTCACTTAGCAACAAGCACTTACAGATATGGAGCTCCCCAGAAACGGGCCTGCTGCAG AAGCTTCGCCTGCAGTCGGGTCTGGTCCGTAAGGTCCAGGTCCAGTTCCTGTGGTACGGAACCAGGACCGGATCCCGGGACAAGAGCGGGGCTTACCTGTTCCTGCCTGGGGATGAGGGTGCTCAG CTCTACTCCACCTCTAAGCCCCCCCTGGTCCGTGTCTCCAGAGGTCCCATCTTCTCTGACATCACTTCCTATTTCccacatttcacacacacagtgcgACTCTTTCATATGGAAG ggcatgctgggaaatccCTGGAGATTTCCAACTTGGTGGACATCAGGTCTCAGGTTAACCGTGAACTCGTCATGAAGCTCATTAGTGACGTTGCCAGTGGCAACCGCTTCTACACTGACCTCAACGGTTTCCAG ATGCAGCAGCGTCGAACCCTGGAGAAGCTCCCCCTGCAGGCGAACTTCTACCCGATGACCTCGGCGGCGTTCCTGCAGGACTCGACGAGTCGCCTGTCGCTGCTGTCGGCTCAGAGTCAGGGAGTCGCATCGCTGAACCCAG GTGAGCTGGAGCTGGTGTTGGACCGGCGGCTGCAGCAGGATGATAACCGCGGCCTCGGTCAGGGTGTCACCGACAACAAACTGACAGCGAGTCTCTACCACCTGCTGTTGGAGGACCGCAGGGGCGGCGCTAAG GAAGTGGGAGGAGCCTCAGTCGACCACCTGTCCCTGCTCGCCCACCTGGGCTCGCTCTCCCTCTGCCACCCGCCGTTGACCATGGTCATCCTTGGTGATAGCCAGCTCCCAAAGCTCCGCCCCTTCCTGCCGCTCCACTCATCACTGCCATGTGACATCCACCTGCTGAACCTGAGGACGCTGGAGGACACACAG gaagcagaaatTCCATCACAGGAAGTGGCCCTGTTCCTCCACAGGAAGGGCTTTGACTGTAGCACTGCCCCCGAGCCAGCGCCTCAGTGCACGTGGAGCGCTCATGAAGAG GTGAACTTGGATGACCTTTTCTCTCCGCTTCAGCTCCGATCCGTCCGGCGCTCCGGACTCACGCTGCTGCGAGCTGACGATGAGCCGGAGTCCGCCCAGCAACAGCATCCACCGCGTATCACTGAGCTGCGGCCAATGGAAATCAGCGCTTTCCGTGTGCAGATAGACTGA
- the wdr36 gene encoding WD repeat-containing protein 36 isoform X2: MPAGGSSLFSGFRVLGLYSNHVPHALRYHLKHREFYVVTAVGRSFHTFNVNRLGIVAVSNCLPDDIACMAADRMLVFAACGRLVSAFARNKEVVMRYHGHEQEVRLLLPLGDQLISADSGGDVIVWDVHSGDVYLRLHFDPATFDVSAMMHPSTYLNKVLLGSSQGALQLWNIKTSKLLFTFAGWSAGVTVLQQSPAVDVVGVGTATGRIIIHNIRLDETLMSFMQDWGPITSLAFRTDGPPIVASGSPQGHIAFWDLERRQLITQHRHAHRTAIAGATFLHGEPLLVTNGADNAIKVWIFDQEGGGARLLRSRQGHSAPPTTIRHHGNDGKNILSAGQDGTLQSFSTVHERFNKSLGHGSVNKKKEKKKKKGLTYEELRLPAITAFSSAVTRQSDWDGIVACHRDRLASTTWNYQRCTMGAHHLQPPGSRMDAIATAVEITSCGNFAVIGSSCGRVDIYNLQSGLHRGCYGNNEKAHNGVVRGIATDTLNQLTLTTGSDWLLKFWRFKTRKLEEELKLSAAPASMKLHRESGMLALALDDFTLAVVDIETRRVVRRFAGHHGNINDMTFSPDGRWLVTVAMDCTLRTWDLPSGSLVDCFLVAMAPVGVSMSPTGDFLATAHVDSLGIYLWTNKSLCGPVGLRPLPADYQPAVETLPGVTAEETEQEVTSEEEEDDDDAYQSAEQLGAELVTLSLLPESRWKSLLHLDEIKKRNKPVAPPAAPAAAPFFLPTVPGLTPHFATPAQTEQEMQSKVLNWGVLSQRSEFICALESALNTGSFDQPLHLLKDCGPAALSVELTSLAPEGGGAKELLLAFIQMIDSMLAGGRDFDLAHAYLALFLKLHLRSLSQDTVAMEALLRLSSRLEMGWAELRASFDQSLCLLSYTKSALL; encoded by the exons GTGAACAGGTTGGGGATCGTTGCTGTCA GTAACTGCTTACCAGATGACATCGCCTGCATGGCGGCCGACAGGATGTTGGTGTTTGCCGCCTGCGGGCGGCTCGTCAGCGCCTTCGCCAGGAACAAAGAG GTGGTGATGCGTTACCACGGTCACGAACAGGAAGTCCGCCTGCTGCTTCCTCTGGGCGATCAGCTGATCTCTGCCGACAGCGGTGGTGATGTCATCGTGTGGGACGTCCACAGTGGGG ACGTATACCTGCGGCTGCACTTTGACCCCGCAACCTTTGATGTGTCGGCCATGATGCACCCGAGCACCTACCTGAACAAGGTGCTGCTGGGGAGCTCCCAGGGTGCACTGCAGCTGTGGAACATCAAGACCAG TAAGCTGCTCTTCACATTCGCTGGCTGGTCAGCAGGAGTCACAGTTCTACAGCAG AGTCCCGCGGTGGATGTGGTCGGTGTTGGCACGGCGACAGGACGCATCATTATTCACAACATCCGATTGGACGAGACGCTGATGAGCTTTATGCAGGACTGGGGACCAATCACGTCACTCGCTTTCAGAACAG ACGGCCCTCCCATCGTGGCGTCCGGCAGTCCTCAGGGACACATTGCATTTTGGGATCTGGAGCGCCGCCAGCTCATCACTCAGCACAGACACGCCCACAGAACGGCCATCGCCGGGGCAACGTTCCTGCATGGAGAGCCGCTATTGGTCACCAACGGCGCCGATAACGCCATCAAG GTTTGGATATTTGACCAAGAAGGAGGCGGAGCCAGACTGCTGAGGAGCCGCCAGGGTCACAGCGCCCCGCCCACCACCATTCGTCACCACGGCAACGATGGAAAAAACATCCTGAGTGCAG GTCAGGATGGGACACTGCAGTCTTTCTCCACCGTCCACGAACGCTTCAACAAGAGCCTGGGTCACG GCTCTGTTaacaagaaaaaggagaagaagaagaagaaagggctGACCTATGAAGAGCTGCGACTTCCTGCCATCACGGCGTTCTCCTCCG CTGTGACCCGTCAGTCGGATTGGGACGGCATCGTCGCGTGCCACCGGGATCGCCTAGCATCCACCACATGGAACTACCAGAGGTGCACCATGGGAGCTCACCATCTGCAACCGCCAGGGTCCCGAATGGATGCCATTGCCACG GCTGTTGAAATTACTTCCTGTGGGAACTTCGCTGTGATTGGATCATCGTGCGGCCGCGTCGACATCTACAATCTGCAGTCTGGACTGCACCGTGGTTGCTATGGCAACAACGAGAaag CTCACAATGGCGTGGTGCGAGGCATCGCCACGGATACCCTAAACCAGCTGACGCTCACCACaggttctgattggctgctgaagTTCTGGCGCTTCAAAACGAGGAAGCTGGAGGAAGAGCTGAAGCTAAGTGCTGCACCGGCGAGCATGAAGCTGCACAGAGAAAG CGGGATGCTAGCATTAGCGCTGGATGACTTCACTCTGGCGGTCGTCGACATAGAAACCAGAAGAGTTGTCAGGAGGTTTGCAGGTCACCATGGCAACATCAACGACATG ACGTTCAGCCCCGATGGCCGCTGGCTGGTTACCGTGGCGATGGACTGCACCCTCCGTACCTGGGACCTCCCCTCTGGAAG tCTAGTTGACTGCTTCCTGGTTGCCATGGCACCAGTGGGTGTGTCCATGTCTCCGACAGGTGACTTCCTTGCAACGGCTCATGTTGACAGTCTGGGCATCTACCTCTG GACCAATAAGAGCCTGTGTGGGCCTGTGGGGCTCCGCCCTCTCCCAGCTGACTACCAGCCAGCTGTGGAGACACTGCCAGGTGTCACAGCAGAGGAGAcggaacaggaagtgacatcagaggaggaggaagacgatGATGATGCATATCAGTCAGCTGAGCAGCTGGGGGCGGAGCTTGTGACTCTGTCTCTGCTGCCGGAGTCTCGGTGGAAAAGTCTGCTGCACCTGGATGAAATCAAG aAGCGGAATAAACCCGTGGCGCCCCCTGCTGCTCCGGCTGCTGCTCCTTTCTTCCTGCCAACAGTTCCTGGCCTCACACCTCACTTCGCCACGCCAGCGCAAACCGAGCAGGAAATGCAG TCCAAGGTGCTGAATTGGGGGGTCCTCTctcagaggtcagagttcatcTGTGCTCTGGAGTCGGCTCTGAACACCGGATCAT TTGATCAGCCGCTGCATCTCCTGAAGGATTGTGGACCGGCGGCACTCTCTGTTGAGCTGACCTCTCTGGCACCGGAGGGGGGCGGAGCCAAAGAGCTCCTGCTCGCCTTCATTCAGATGATTGACAGCATGTTGGCCGGTGGGCGGGACTTTGACCTGGCTCATGCTTACCTGGCACTTTTCCTGAAG ctccATCTCCGTTCCTTGTCTCAGGACACTGTTGCCATGGAAGCCTTGCTCCGCCTGTCATCCCGGTTGGAGATGGGATGGGCGGAGCTACGAGCATCATTTGACCAATCGTTGTGTCTGCTTTCATACACCAAGAGCGCCctgctgtga
- the wdr36 gene encoding WD repeat-containing protein 36 isoform X1: MPAGGSSLFSGFRVLGLYSNHVPHALRYHLKHREFYVVTAVGRSFHTFNVNRLGIVAVSNCLPDDIACMAADRMLVFAACGRLVSAFARNKEVVMRYHGHEQEVRLLLPLGDQLISADSGGDVIVWDVHSGDVYLRLHFDPATFDVSAMMHPSTYLNKVLLGSSQGALQLWNIKTSKLLFTFAGWSAGVTVLQQSPAVDVVGVGTATGRIIIHNIRLDETLMSFMQDWGPITSLAFRTDGPPIVASGSPQGHIAFWDLERRQLITQHRHAHRTAIAGATFLHGEPLLVTNGADNAIKVWIFDQEGGGARLLRSRQGHSAPPTTIRHHGNDGKNILSAGQDGTLQSFSTVHERFNKSLGHGSVNKKKEKKKKKGLTYEELRLPAITAFSSAVTRQSDWDGIVACHRDRLASTTWNYQRCTMGAHHLQPPGSRMDAIATAVEITSCGNFAVIGSSCGRVDIYNLQSGLHRGCYGNNEKAHNGVVRGIATDTLNQLTLTTGSDWLLKFWRFKTRKLEEELKLSAAPASMKLHRESGMLALALDDFTLAVVDIETRRVVRRFAGHHGNINDMTFSPDGRWLVTVAMDCTLRTWDLPSGSLVDCFLVAMAPVGVSMSPTGDFLATAHVDSLGIYLWTNKSLCGPVGLRPLPADYQPAVETLPGVTAEETEQEVTSEEEEDDDDAYQSAEQLGAELVTLSLLPESRWKSLLHLDEIKKRNKPVAPPAAPAAAPFFLPTVPGLTPHFATPAQTEQEMQLFPACQSKVLNWGVLSQRSEFICALESALNTGSFDQPLHLLKDCGPAALSVELTSLAPEGGGAKELLLAFIQMIDSMLAGGRDFDLAHAYLALFLKLHLRSLSQDTVAMEALLRLSSRLEMGWAELRASFDQSLCLLSYTKSALL; this comes from the exons GTGAACAGGTTGGGGATCGTTGCTGTCA GTAACTGCTTACCAGATGACATCGCCTGCATGGCGGCCGACAGGATGTTGGTGTTTGCCGCCTGCGGGCGGCTCGTCAGCGCCTTCGCCAGGAACAAAGAG GTGGTGATGCGTTACCACGGTCACGAACAGGAAGTCCGCCTGCTGCTTCCTCTGGGCGATCAGCTGATCTCTGCCGACAGCGGTGGTGATGTCATCGTGTGGGACGTCCACAGTGGGG ACGTATACCTGCGGCTGCACTTTGACCCCGCAACCTTTGATGTGTCGGCCATGATGCACCCGAGCACCTACCTGAACAAGGTGCTGCTGGGGAGCTCCCAGGGTGCACTGCAGCTGTGGAACATCAAGACCAG TAAGCTGCTCTTCACATTCGCTGGCTGGTCAGCAGGAGTCACAGTTCTACAGCAG AGTCCCGCGGTGGATGTGGTCGGTGTTGGCACGGCGACAGGACGCATCATTATTCACAACATCCGATTGGACGAGACGCTGATGAGCTTTATGCAGGACTGGGGACCAATCACGTCACTCGCTTTCAGAACAG ACGGCCCTCCCATCGTGGCGTCCGGCAGTCCTCAGGGACACATTGCATTTTGGGATCTGGAGCGCCGCCAGCTCATCACTCAGCACAGACACGCCCACAGAACGGCCATCGCCGGGGCAACGTTCCTGCATGGAGAGCCGCTATTGGTCACCAACGGCGCCGATAACGCCATCAAG GTTTGGATATTTGACCAAGAAGGAGGCGGAGCCAGACTGCTGAGGAGCCGCCAGGGTCACAGCGCCCCGCCCACCACCATTCGTCACCACGGCAACGATGGAAAAAACATCCTGAGTGCAG GTCAGGATGGGACACTGCAGTCTTTCTCCACCGTCCACGAACGCTTCAACAAGAGCCTGGGTCACG GCTCTGTTaacaagaaaaaggagaagaagaagaagaaagggctGACCTATGAAGAGCTGCGACTTCCTGCCATCACGGCGTTCTCCTCCG CTGTGACCCGTCAGTCGGATTGGGACGGCATCGTCGCGTGCCACCGGGATCGCCTAGCATCCACCACATGGAACTACCAGAGGTGCACCATGGGAGCTCACCATCTGCAACCGCCAGGGTCCCGAATGGATGCCATTGCCACG GCTGTTGAAATTACTTCCTGTGGGAACTTCGCTGTGATTGGATCATCGTGCGGCCGCGTCGACATCTACAATCTGCAGTCTGGACTGCACCGTGGTTGCTATGGCAACAACGAGAaag CTCACAATGGCGTGGTGCGAGGCATCGCCACGGATACCCTAAACCAGCTGACGCTCACCACaggttctgattggctgctgaagTTCTGGCGCTTCAAAACGAGGAAGCTGGAGGAAGAGCTGAAGCTAAGTGCTGCACCGGCGAGCATGAAGCTGCACAGAGAAAG CGGGATGCTAGCATTAGCGCTGGATGACTTCACTCTGGCGGTCGTCGACATAGAAACCAGAAGAGTTGTCAGGAGGTTTGCAGGTCACCATGGCAACATCAACGACATG ACGTTCAGCCCCGATGGCCGCTGGCTGGTTACCGTGGCGATGGACTGCACCCTCCGTACCTGGGACCTCCCCTCTGGAAG tCTAGTTGACTGCTTCCTGGTTGCCATGGCACCAGTGGGTGTGTCCATGTCTCCGACAGGTGACTTCCTTGCAACGGCTCATGTTGACAGTCTGGGCATCTACCTCTG GACCAATAAGAGCCTGTGTGGGCCTGTGGGGCTCCGCCCTCTCCCAGCTGACTACCAGCCAGCTGTGGAGACACTGCCAGGTGTCACAGCAGAGGAGAcggaacaggaagtgacatcagaggaggaggaagacgatGATGATGCATATCAGTCAGCTGAGCAGCTGGGGGCGGAGCTTGTGACTCTGTCTCTGCTGCCGGAGTCTCGGTGGAAAAGTCTGCTGCACCTGGATGAAATCAAG aAGCGGAATAAACCCGTGGCGCCCCCTGCTGCTCCGGCTGCTGCTCCTTTCTTCCTGCCAACAGTTCCTGGCCTCACACCTCACTTCGCCACGCCAGCGCAAACCGAGCAGGAAATGCAG CTTTTTCCTGCGTGCCAGTCCAAGGTGCTGAATTGGGGGGTCCTCTctcagaggtcagagttcatcTGTGCTCTGGAGTCGGCTCTGAACACCGGATCAT TTGATCAGCCGCTGCATCTCCTGAAGGATTGTGGACCGGCGGCACTCTCTGTTGAGCTGACCTCTCTGGCACCGGAGGGGGGCGGAGCCAAAGAGCTCCTGCTCGCCTTCATTCAGATGATTGACAGCATGTTGGCCGGTGGGCGGGACTTTGACCTGGCTCATGCTTACCTGGCACTTTTCCTGAAG ctccATCTCCGTTCCTTGTCTCAGGACACTGTTGCCATGGAAGCCTTGCTCCGCCTGTCATCCCGGTTGGAGATGGGATGGGCGGAGCTACGAGCATCATTTGACCAATCGTTGTGTCTGCTTTCATACACCAAGAGCGCCctgctgtga